In Anopheles stephensi strain Indian unplaced genomic scaffold, UCI_ANSTEP_V1.0 ucontig41, whole genome shotgun sequence, a genomic segment contains:
- the LOC118516901 gene encoding alpha-tocopherol transfer protein-like: MDSDTSVYSNCASPASYQQYTWTLTDKLRKTAKSELREDEHLRTQGLAQMREFIAKSPHIKRCRTDALFLLRFLRTKKYSIPQACAMLEKYLTVRQANPAWFHRLDIEDPEIEAIIDGGYIVPLPERDDHGRQVILSVAGNLDLSRVSSALLARVHFLVQEVLADDEQSQICGYVHCVDERELSMKLMGMWSLVDIKKVADCIQNGLPNRINGFNLIGLPSTAATLLEFCVSLLSDKLRKRINLFRTVEDFAGKINRKILPKEYGGTVPMADMIAQFKERCRRKRAQLLAMDDMCIELSKVPGHCADSCRRDLEAGMIGSFRKLEVD; encoded by the exons ATGGATAGCGACACGTCGGTCTACAGCAACTGTGCCAGCCCGGCCAGCTACCAGCAGTACACCTGGACGCTAACGGACAAGCTGCGTAAGACGGCCAAATCGGAGCTGCGCGAGGACGAACATCTGCGAACGCAAGGGTTGGCGCAGATGCGAGAGTTCATCGCCAAGAGTCCGCACATCAAGCGTTGCCGCACCGACGCACTGTTTCTGCTCCGGTTTCTCCGCACCAAGAAGTACTCGATCCCGCAGGCGTGCGCCATGctggagaagtatctaacggTGCGCCAGGCCAACCCGGCCTGGTTCCATCGATTGGACATTGAGGATCCGGAAATTGAGGCGATCATCGACGGAGGGTACATTGTGCCGCTGCCCGAGCGTGATGATCATGGACGGCAGGTGATACTGTCGGTGGCGGGAAATCTTGATCTGAGCCGCGTGTCTTCGGCCCTGCTGGCGAGGGTTCACTTCCTCGTGCAGGAGGTGCTGGCCGATGACGAGCAGTCGCAGATCTGTGGCTATGTGCACTGTGTGGACGAGCGCGAGCTGTCGATGAAGCTGATGGGCATGTGGTCGCTGGTGGACATCAAGAAGGTGGCTGACTGCATACAGAACGGTCTGCCCAATCGTATCAATGGATTTAATCTGATCGGTCTACCGTCGACGGCTGCCACGCTGCTCGAGTTCTGCGTATCGCTGCTGAGTGATAAGCTGCGCAAGCGAATCAAC CTGTTCCGCACCGTGGAGGACTTTGCCGGAAAGATAAATCGCAAGATTCTACCCAAGGAGTACGGTGGCACCGTGCCGATGGCGGACATGATCGCACAGTTTAAGGAACGCTGCCGTCGAAAGCGTGCCCAGCTGCTGGCAATGGATGATATGTGCATCGAGCTGTCAAAGGTCCCGGGACACTGTGCGGACTCGTGCCGTCGGGATCTGGAGGCTGGGATGATCGGAAGCTTCCGTAAGCTGGAGGTCGATTAG
- the LOC118516894 gene encoding clavesin-1-like, with the protein MTDKIDLSKAPESYAPYNFNLSDKFKIMAQDELREDDDMRENALKQFRDWIAKHPLIKKCRTDAPFLLRFLRTKKFSIPAATEMLEKYLTIRQVYPHWFFKLDINDPDLEAIIDSGYLFALPERDELGRKIIFSNAGKFDTSRFTSAQLIKIHSMVLEALQDEEESQISGYIHVTDDSELNIGFLGIWSFTDIRNLAHCVQNSLPMRQKENHFVNLPSFANKLSEFILSVLSEKLRNRVFVHRGWDELKTKINPKLLPKEYGGTVPMAECIALFKKQLKERRDIVLALDEMEIEINKSTIPWADSTDADIASGVIGSFRKLEVD; encoded by the exons A tgaccgataaaatcgaccTCAGCAAGGCCCCCGAAAGCTATGCCCCGTACAACTTCAACCTTTCGGACAAGTTCAAAATTATGGCACAAGATGAGCTGCGCGAAGATGACGATATGCGTGAGAATGCACTGAAGCAGTTCCGCGATTGGATCGCCAAACATCCACTGATCAAGAAGTGTCGTACGGATGCACCGTTCCTGTTGAGATTCCTACGTACGAAAAAGTTCTCCATTCCGGCTGCGACAGAGATGTTGGAGAAGTACCTCACGATCAGACAGGTCTATCCGCACTGGTTCTTCAAGCTGGACATTAACGATCCCGACCTGGAAGCGATCATCGATAGCGGATATCTGTTCGCGCTGCCCGAGCGCGATGAGCTCGGCCGGAAGATCATCTTCTCCAATGCTGGGAAGTTTGACACGAGCCGGTTCACTTCCGCTCAGCTGATCAAGATCCACTCGATGGTGCTGGAGGCGCTACAAGACGAGGAAGAGTCACAGATCTCGGGTTACATTCACGTGACGGATGATTCGGAGCTAAACATCGGATTTTTGGGCATTTGGTCGTTTACGGACATCCGCAATCTGGCGCACTGCGTGCAGAACTCGTTGCCGATGCGTCAGAAGGAGAATCACTTCGTTAACCTGCCATCCTTTGCGAACAAGCTGTCCGAGTTCATCCTGTCGGTGTTGAGCGAGAAGCTGCGCAACCGTGTCTTCGTGCATCGGGGCTGGGACGAGCTGAAGACGAAGATCAATCCGAAACTGCTGCCCAAGGAGTACGGTGGCACCGTGCCAATGGCGGAGTGTATCGCGCTGTTCAAGAAGCAGCTCAAGGAGCGCCGTGATATCGTGCTCGCGCTGGACGAGATGGAGATCGAGATCAACAAGAGCACGATCCCGTGGGCTGACAGTACGGATGCGGACATAGCGAGTGGCGTCATCGGAAGCTTCCGCAAGCTGGAGGTGGATTAA